One window of the Trifolium pratense cultivar HEN17-A07 linkage group LG2, ARS_RC_1.1, whole genome shotgun sequence genome contains the following:
- the LOC123904887 gene encoding uncharacterized protein LOC123904887 — protein MVLANAKQTSCSYIDMLATDLILTYDQLIQYALADIEMMLRSCGKSLKDYPPMPKVDTSLVPHIQNSLIHDELNYNRQSLAEEHVRLMSTMTLEQRKVYDTIMTRVNENKPDVFFLYGYGGTGKTFIWRVMSAALRSKGEIVLTVVSSGIAALLIPGGRTTHLRFCIPLNVDEFSTCTIVPKSPLALLIQKAKLIIW, from the exons ATGGTTTTGGCGAATGCTAAACAAACTAGTTGCAGTTACATTGATATGCTTGCAACCG atttaatattaacctatGATCAATtaatacaatatgcactagcagatattgagatgatgttacgtagttgtgggaagagtttaaaagattatcctccaatgcctaaagtagacacatcattagttcctcatatacaaaatagtttaatacacgacgaattgaattataacagacaatcattagctgaggaacatgttagattgatgtcaactatgactttagagcaacgtaaagtatatgacacaatcatgacgagagttaacgaaaacaaacctgatgtgttttttctttatggttatggcggtacagggaagacatttatttggagggtcatgtcagccgcattacgctcaaaaggtgagatagttttaacagtggtctcaagtgggatcgctgcattgcttatacctggcggtagaacaacacatttaaggttttgtattcctctaaatgttgacgagttttcaacatgtaccatagttcctaaaagccctttggcgctattaatacaaaaagcaaagctcattatatgg
- the LOC123908570 gene encoding thymidine kinase a produces MASSHSGEIHLFVGPMFAGKTTSLLRRIKSEVDNGRNVAMLKSSKDNRYAIDSVVSHDGVKFPCWALPDLMSFKDKYGHEAYQKLDVIGIDEAQFFEDLYEFCCKAADEDGKIVVVAGLDGDYLRRSFGSVLHIIPIADTVTKLTARCEMCGKRAFFTLRKTEEKQTELIGGADLYMPVCRHHYVNGQVVAEATKSVLESQTVKIVLESQNI; encoded by the exons ATGGCTTCTTCTCACTCTGGCGAGATCCATCTCTTTGTGGGTCCCATGTTCGCCGGCAAAACTACCTCCCTTCTTCGCCGTATCAAGTCCGAGGTCGATAACGGCAG GAATGTGGCGATGTTAAAATCGAGCAAGGATAATAGATATGCAATTGACTCTGTTGTGTCGCATGATGGTGTTAAATTCCCTTGTTGGGCTTTGCCGGATTTGATGTCGTTCAAAGATAAATATGGCCATGAAGCTTATCAGAAG TTGGATGTAATTGGTATAGATGAGGCTCAGTTTTTTGAGGACTTATATGAATTTTGCTGCAAGGCTGCTGATGAAGACGGTAAAATTGTCGTTGTTGCAGGCTTGGATGGTGATTACTTAAG GAGAAGCTTTGGCTCGGTGCTTCACATAATACCAATAGCTGATACTGTCACTAAGTTGACAGCTCGTTGTGAAATGTGCGGTAAACGTGCCTTCTTTACTTTGAGGAAGACAGAAGAGAAACAAACTGAGCTAATTGGTGGGGCTGATTTGTACATGCCGGTATGCCGCCATCACTATGTGAATGGTCAAGTTGTTGCGGAAGCTACCAAGAGTGTCTTGGAATCTCAAACAGTTAAGATTGTCTTGGAATCTCAAAACATTTAA
- the LOC123908164 gene encoding protein BREAST CANCER SUSCEPTIBILITY 2 homolog A-like encodes MSTWQLFSDADNNYRWQINSDDTSNLIKPPTPPIPTSTLPSMYNLLLHASTSHLFQPQDDENAMDDSFGFSNSLFKTASGRKVTISPNGIVRAKTLLGLGLNDEIVSSDIQTPLSAKKFNGFDEELPRLKVIDSCKKSSSVSFQSPLVSRLRNGFEDKIVQPDSACSSVKQAPVKFQSVVSDIQTPQNVKKFNVFDEESPHLQSMDSCKTKSVVSFQSPLVGRLKHGFENKIVQPDSGSVSCAKQVPSKFQTIGHIQTPQNVTKFNAFDEESPHLQLMDSCKATSVVSFQSPLVGRLKNGFESTSVQPDSGLGGGAKQSSIKFQTAGGRSLSISRDALKRARSLLGDPDLGDFFDGGDSLFSFPDKRQTNTIISSVERSESNNTQTPLLHQMTPESNHNHMKKSFKYPLQPSKQMEFSNKLPHEGNGNNLIRKFDDAVNESDCGRKSSSTPGQKPLYNKNDVVNSTIKSSSLNGFSSRMGSRGKPLGRALVDISNTTTTINTNNKQPSGGKRRLGLNATVSSFKKPRISNISASGDQVVQKFPNDLSQLSSGASGCKRNVSTRYPFRYPRMHIKEFFAVPPLEQKLHFPNQVRQVTSGNAGKYIFNDGSDDSGTGAEAFVHLLAQHGASLHFASKEWVLNHYKWIVWKLACYERCYPARCAGKFLTVSNVLEELKYRYEREVNHGHRSTIKKILEGDGLPSSMMTLCISSVHSDHVLESGTLFEAQTGNQSTEAVKVELTDGWYSINAILDVPLSKQLATGRLFVGQKLRIWGAGLCGWNGPVSPLEVSSTVSLFLHMNGTYRAHWADRLGFCKVAGPPLAFKCIKSNGGLVPQTLAGITRIYPILYKERLSSGRSVVISERMEDKMMELHNQRRSAIVDNIVSEYQKERTGSHIYDYGDSEGAKIYKMLETAAEPEFLMADMSPEQLNSFAAYKAKLNATRQSQMESSIEKALKDSGLGNREVTPFMRLRVVGLTYKTRREKPKEGIVTIWNPTQKQRQELVEGEAYAIAGLTPSGSDSDVLHLQTRGSTTKWLPLSSSAKEQFKPFFSSRKSIPLSSLSDIPLSNEFDIAAFVVHVGEVYTSNQQKKQWVFVTDGSIMHGLRSEKLMDTLLAICFCSPLIDHDSFPPINYNLAGSTVGFCNLIKKEKDHTNHVWVADANENSTYYLKFDSLHCSHLQNAASSVTRWASESSLIMEKLKENVFDIIGDCKA; translated from the exons atgtcgaCGTGGCAGTTATTCTCCGACGCCGACAACAATTACCGGTGGCAAATCAACTCCGACGACACTTCAAATCTTATCAAACCTCCCACTCCTCCTATTCCCACCTCCACCCTTCCCTCTATGTACAATCTTCTCCTACATGCTTCCACTTCACACCTTTTCCAACCTCAAG ATGATGAAAATGCGATGGATGATAGTTTTGGATTCTCGAATTCGCTTTTCAAGACAGCTTCTGGAAGAAAAGTTACTATTTCTCCTAATGGTATTGTTAGAGCAAAGACTTTACTTGGATTAGGTTTGAATGATGAAATTGTAAGTAGTGATATTCAAACCCCTCTTAGTGCTAAGAAATTTAATGGTTTTGATGAAGAATTGCCGCGTTTAAAGGTTATTGATAGTTGTAAAAAGTCAAGTTCTGTGTCGTTTCAAAGTCCTTTAGTTAGTAGATTGAGGAATGGTTTTGAGGATAAAATTGTGCAACCAGATAGTGCTTGTAGCAGTGTTAAGCAAGCTCCAGTTAAATTCCAATCTGTTGTTAGTGATATTCAAACCCCTCAGAATGTTAAAAAGTTTAATGTGTTTGATGAAGAATCACCTCATTTACAGTCTATGGATAGTTGCAAAACGAAGAGTGTTGTGTCGTTTCAAAGTCCTTTAGTTGGTAGATTAAAACACGGTTTTGAGAATAAAATTGTGCAACCAGATAGTGGCAGTGTTAGTTGTGCTAAGCAAGTTCCGAGTAAATTCCAAACTATTGGTCATATTCAAACCCCTCAGAATGTTACAAAATTTAATGCGTTTGATGAAGAATCACCTCATTTACAGCTCATGGATAGTTGCAAAGCGACAAGTGTTGTGTCATTTCAAAGTCCTCTAGTTGGTCGATTAAAGAACGGTTTTGAGAGTACAAGTGTGCAGCCAGATAGTGGATTAGGTGGTGGTGCTAAGCAGTCTTCAATCAAATTCCAAACTGCAGGGGGAAGGTCATTATCCATTTCCCGTGATGCGCTGAAACGCGCTAGGAGCCTTCTTGGTGATCCTGATTTAGGAGATTTCTTTGATGGAGGGGATTCACTTTTCTCGTTTCCGGATAAGAGACAAACCAACACAATCATTTCTTCTGTTGAAAGAAGTGAGAGTAATAATACTCAGACTCCTTTGCTTCATCAAATGACACCAGAGAGCAATCACAATCACatgaaaaaaagtttcaaataccCTTTGCAGCCTTCTAAACAAATGGAATTTTCAAATAAGCTTCCCCATGAAGGCAATGGGAATAACTTAATCAGGAAATTTGATGATGCTGTGAATGAAAGTGACTGTGGTCGTAAAAGTAGCAGCACTCCTGGACAGAAACCCTTGTATAACAAAAATGATGTGGTTAACTCAACAATAAAAAGTTCTTCATTGAATGGTTTTTCTTCAAGAATGGGTTCACGTGGAAAGCCTTTGGGCAGGGCATTGGTTGATATTTCCAACACAACTACCACAATTAATACAAACAATAAACAACCTTCCGGTGGGAAAAGGAGACTAGGATTAAATGCAACTGTTTCTTCCTTCAAAAAGCCTCGCATTTCCAATATCTCTGCCTCTGGTGACCAAGTTGTTCAAAAGTTTCCTAACG ATTTGTCTCAATTATCATCTGGTGCTTCTGGATGCAAAAGAAATGTTTCTACCCGATACCCATTTCGATATCCAAGGATGCACATCAAGGAATTTTTCGCAGTTCCTCCATTAGAACAAAAACTG CATTTTCCCAACCAAGTCAGACAGGTGACGTCAGGTAATGCAGGAAAGTACATATTCAATGATGGGTCTGATGATAGTGGTACGGGAGCAGAAGCTTTCGTCCATCTGTTGGCACAGCACGGAGCTTCCCTTCATTTTGCTTCAAAAGA GTGGGTTTTGAATCATTACAAGTGGATTGTTTGGAAACTGGCATGCTATGAGAGATGCTATCCAGCTAGGTGCGCTGGAAAGTTTCTGACTGTATCAAATGTGCTTGAGGAACTGAAGTACAG ATATGAAAGAGAAGTGAATCATGGCCACCGGTCTACCATCAAGAAAATTCTCGAAGGGGATGGATTGCCTTCTTCAATGATGACTCTCTGCATATCTAGCGTTCACTCTGATCATGTACTTGAAAGTGGGACATTATTTGAGGCACAAACCGGGAATCAGAGCACGGAAGCAGTAAAAGTTGAACTAACTGATGGATG GTATTCTATAAATGCCATTTTAGACGTTCCATTGTCAAAGCAACTGGCTACTGGAAGATTGTTTGTAGGACAAAAGCTTCGG ATCTGGGGAGCAGGATTATGTGGCTGGAATGGGCCAGTTTCACCCCTTGAG GTGTCATCAACAGTTAGTTTATTTCTTCACATGAATGGAACATATAGAGCTCATTGGGCTGATCGGTTAGGATTTT GTAAAGTTGCTGGTCCACCTTTGGCTTTTAAATGCATAAAAAGCAATGGCGGTTTAGTACCTCAAACTTTGGCAGGAATTACTCGCATATATCCCATTCTTTACAAAGAAAG GTTAAGCAGTGGACGATCTGTTGTCATATCAGAGAGGATGGAGGATAAAATGATGGAGCTGCACAATCAAAG ACGCTCCGCTATTGTAGATAACATTGTTTCGGAGTATCAGAAGGAAAGAACGGGTTCACATATTTATGATTATGGCGATAGTGAAGGGGCTAAGATTTATAAGATGCTGGAGACAGCTGCAGAACCCGAATTCCTAATGGCAGATATGAGTCCGGAGCAACTTAATTCTTTTGCTGCTTATAAGGCCAAATTAAAT GCAACCAGACAGTCACAAATGGAAAGTTCAATTGAGAAAGCTTTGAAAGATTCTGGCTTGGGGAACAGAGAAGTAACGCCATTTATGAGGTTACGGGTAGTTGGATTAACTTATAAAACTCGACGAGAGAAGCCTAAAGAAGGCATAGTAACAATCTGGAATCCAACGCAGAAGCAG CGCCAGGAGCTGGTAGAGGGAGAAGCATATGCAATTGCAGGACTCACACCATCAGGCTCTGATTCGGATGTCCTTCACTTGCAGACTAGAGGATCTACTACCAAGTGGTTGCCATTATCTTCTAGTGCAAAGGAACAGTTTAA GCCATTTTTCAGTAGTCGGAAATCAATCCCATTGTCAAGTTTGAGTGACATCCCTCTTTCCAA TGAGTTCGATATTGCTGCATTTGTTGTGCATGTGGGAGAGGTTTATACATCAAATCAGCAAAAGAAACAATGGGTTTTTGTTACTGATGGATCCATCATGCATGGTTTACGGTCAGAAAAGTTAATGGACACGTTACTTGCCATTTGCTTTTGCTCTCCATTGATTGATCATGATTCATTTCCACCAATCAACTATAACCTCGCTGGATCTACG GTTGGTTTCTGTAATCTTATAAAAAAGGAGAAAGACCATACAAACCATGTCTGGGTTGCTGATGCTAATGAAAACTCAACctattatttgaaatttgattCCCTACACTGTTCTCACCTCCAAAATGCTGCCAGCTCCGTCACAAGATGGGCTAGCGAATCTAGCTTG ATAATGGAGAAACTCAAGGAAAATGTGTTCGATATAATTGGTGATTGTAAAGCATAG